The following is a genomic window from Micromonospora cathayae.
AGCCCGAACGACTGGAACACGAACCCGACGGTGTCGCGGCGCAACGCCAGCAGGTCCCGTTCGGCGCCGGCGGTCACGTCCCGGCCGGCCACCCGGATCCGGCCGGCGGTGGGCCGGTCCAGCCCGCCGACCAGGTTCAGCAGGGTGGTCTTGCCGGCACCGGAGCGTCCCCGGACCGCCACCAGCTCACCGTGTCCGGCGGTGAACGACACGTCCCGCAGGGCGTGCACGACCTGCCCGGCGCCGGGGTAGTCGCGGCTGACGCCGTCGACGACGACCAACGGTTCGCTCATCGGTTCTCCTCGGTGCCGGGGCGGACCCGCACGTGGTCGGTTTCCAGGGTGAGCCGGACCCGGTCACGCAGGGCGAGCGCGTCGACGAACGCGGCGGGCAGCTGCATGCGGCCGGTGCGGTCGAGGACCGCGTACTCCTCGGTGACCACCTCCTCGACGCCGTCGACGCCGACACGCGCCGAGCGGCGTACCTCGCTGGCGGTACGGCCGTCGCGGATGGCCACGGTCCGGCGGACCTGACCGGCCACCGCCGGGTCGTGGGTGACCACCACCACGGTGACGCCCAGTTCGGCGTTGATGGTGCGCAGCGCCCCGAACACCTCCCCGGCGGTGGTCTCGTCGAGTTCCCCGGTCGGTTCGTCGGCGAACAGCACCTCCGGGTCGTTGGCGACCGCGACCGCGACCGCGCAGCGTTGCTGTTCGCCGCCGCTCATCCGGGCCGGCCGACGGTCGGCGCAGTGCCCCACCCCGACCAGGTCCAGCAGTTCGGCGGCCCGCCGTCGGGCGGCCCGGCCCCGCCGGCCGGCCAGCCGCATCGGCAGCTCGACGTTCTCGGCGGCGCTCAGGTACGGCAGCAGGTTCCGGGCGGTCTGCTGCCACACGAACCCGACGGTGTGCCGCCGGTACGCCAGCCGGCGTTTCGCCGACATGGTCAGCAGGTCGTAGCCGGCGACCCGGGCGATGCCGGCGGTGGGCACGTCCAGCCCGGACAGGATGTTCAACACGGTGGACTTCCCGGAGCCGGACGCGCCGACGATCGCCAGCAGCTCACCCCGGTCGACGACCAGGTCGAGCCCTTGCAGGGCGACGACCTCCACCCCGTCGGTGGAGAAGATCCGCACCAGGCCGTCGCAGACGATGTGTCCGCGGAGCCGGTCGGTGCCGCCGGCGCGGGCGGCGGCCGCGTCGGCGGCGCGGCGCTGCAACGCGGCCAGGTCCGGGACGGTGGGCACGGCGGTCACGGGTTCTCCTCTCCCAGCCGGAGCACCTCACCGAGGCGCATCCGTCGGTTCACCAGCATCTCCACGGCCAGTCCGGCGGTCAGGCCGGCGGCGACCAGCGCGAGTACCGCACCCACCACGAGGGGGTCCAGGTGCCAGCCGGCGGTCACCCCGGGCGTGAACGCGGACAGCCCCAGCGCCGGGCCGAGCAGCCACGGCAGCACCACCCCGACGGTGGCGCCGGCCACCGCGGCCACCCCGACCAGCGGCACCAGCTCGTACACCAGCAGCCGCCGGCCCTGGGCGGCGGAGAACCCCAGGGTCCGCAGCCGGGACAGCACCCGGGCCCGGGCGCGGGCGTCGGCGAGGACCGCGAACCCGACCGCGAGCAGCGCCAACGCGCCGCCACCGACCGCGCCGACGGTGAACGTGAGGGTCAGTACGTCGTTGGCGCCGCTGCGGTCCAGGGCCCGCCGGTGGGCGTGCCGGGTGAGCACCTCGGCCGGCAGTTCCGGCACGGTCACGTCGGTGCCGAGCACCGCCGCCTGCCACTGCCGCTGCCCGTCGTCGGCGACGGCCAGCAGCGCCGCCCGGTCGGGGTCGTCACCGGCGAGCAGGTACCGGTTGGGGATGATCGGGGTGTCGACGGGTTCGGGCAGCGCCTGCCAGGGCAGCACCACGAACCGGTCGGTGCCCAGGTCCACGCCGGGGAACGTGTCGGTCACCGCGGCCACGGTGAACCCGTACAGCCGGTTCTGCACGTCGGCGGCGGCGGTGCCGTCGACGGCGGCGGCGACCTGCGGGGACACCACCGCCGGTACCGGCCCGTCGCCGCGGGTGGCGGCGGTGAGCACGGCGGGCACGTCGACGTCGACGCCGCTGTCGGCGACCACCCGCGCGAACGCGGGCCCGTCGACGACCAGGATCCGGGCGGTGGTGAGGACCTGCGCCTGCGGGTCGGTGCCGGTGAGCACCGACCGGCTGGACTCCACCCGTACCGGGGCGACCGCGTCGACGCCGGGCACGGCGGCGAGCCGGCCACCGGTGGCGGGCGTGAACGCGTACCCGGTGAGCCACGCGTCGGCGGGGACGCTCAGGTCGGTGGCGGTGTCCCGGGCCCGACCGACGGTGTCGGTGACGACGGCGCTGAACACGCCGGTGGCGACCGCGACGACCAGCACCGCGAGGGGGCCGGTGGTGACCGGCGCGCCGCGTCCGGCGCGGGCCACCCCGAGGAAGAACAGCGCGCCCCGGGCCCGGGTGGCGGCGGCGTCGAGCAGCCGCAGCGGCCCGGGCAGGGCCCGCAGCGCCAGCAACGCCACCGCGACGGCGGCCAGCGCCGGCACCGCGGCCAGGTACGCGTCGACGGTGGCGCCGTCACCGACGCCGCGTCGGCGCAGCAGCACCACCCCCAGTACGGCGACCGCCAGGACGGTCACCTCGGCGGTGAGTCGTCGGGCCGACGGGCGGCGGCGTACCAGGTCGTGCCGGCCGGTGACGACGGTGGCCCGGTGTTGTCCGGTGACCGCGAGCACCGGCACCACGGCGGTGGTGACCGCCGCGATCACCGGCAGCGCCCACCAGGTGCCGCCGGGGCGGCCCGGAGCGGCGAGTCCGGCCAGTGCGCCGGCGAGGACGGCGGCGGGTTGCAGCAGCGCCGCCTCGGTCAGGGTGCGTCGGGCGACGGCCGGCAGGGACGCTCCCCTCGATCGCAGCAGCGTCAGTTCGGCGTGCCGGCTCTGCACGGCGATCCGGGCGGCCAGCAGGACCAGGCCGAGCAGGCTGGCCAGCAGTCCGGCCTGCACCATGGCCAGCAAATTACCCACCGAGGTGAGCTGGGCGGCGAACCGCACCAGGGTGGTGTCCAGGGAGGTCTGCACGGTGGCGTCGGGCAGCCACGGGTGGCGGCGGGCCGCGCCGAGCGCCGCCGTGACCGCTTCGGTCGACGACGCGTCGATGCGGTCGGTGTCGAACCGGTACCGCCAGGTGTGCTGGGCGGTCAGGCCGGTGCCGGCGGCGACGGCGGTGACACCGGCGGGGTCGGTGACGGCGACCGCGACGAACGGGTCGCCGTCGTTGACGGGCAGCAGGGGTTCCAGCGCCTGCGGCATGGCCTGCCACACCGGTGCGGTGGCGTCGGCGGGCGTGAACACCCCGGACACCACCAGGTCGGCGGGGGCGGCGTCGCCGCGTATCCCGAGCCGGACGCCGGGACGCAGGTCCAGTGCGGCGGCCACCGCTTCGGACACGGCGACCTGGGTGGGTCGGCCGGGGCTGCTGGCCGGCCACCGGCCGGCGGTCAGTCGGGCCGCCTGCGGTACCCCGGTCTGGGCGCGCAGGCCGAGCTGGACCCGTCCGCCGCCGCCGAGCGGGCCGACGTCGCCGACGGCGACGGCCCGGTCGGCGTCGATGGCGACGGCCTGCCACCGCTGGTCGACCAGGTCGGGCAGCGGCGCGGGCAGGTCGGCGGCGAACCGGTCCAGGGTGTCGGGTGCGGTGGGCGCGGTGCGGGCGGCGATGGTCAGGTCCCGCGCCTGGTACGGCAGCGGGGTGACCGCGGCGCGCAGGCTCCGGTCGGCGTGGTCGTTGGCGAGTCGGGGCGCGGCGGTGACCAGAGCGGCCGCGACCAGCCCGAGGGCGGCCAGCAGGGTGGCCGGGCCGGCGGTGGCGCGCAGCCGACGCCAGGGCCCGGCGCTGCCGTGTGGTCTCATCGGGGTCACCGGTCCTCTCCGCCGCGCAGCCGGCCGGCTTCGGGTCGGCCGCGTAGCCGCGCCGCCGTGACAGCGGTGGCGGCCAGCGCCAACGCCAGCACCCCGGCGGCGGTGGCCAGCAGCGGCGGCCAGTCGATCAGCAGCACGGGGGTGGGGGTGGGGCGGCCCGCCGCCGGGGTCAGGATGACCAGGGGTGCCATGGTGGCGGCGACCGCGACGCCGACGGCCACGCCGACCAGTACGCCGGTGCCGGCGAGGAACGCCTGTTCGGTGACCAGGGAACGGGTGACGGTGCGGTGGGACGCGCCGAGGGTGTGCAGCACGGCCAGTTCGCCGGCGCGGCGGCGGGCGGTGGCGTTGACGTCGACGGTGATGCCGACGCCGGCGAGCAGCACCGCGCCGAGGGCGGCGGCGAACAGGGCGGTCCGCGCGCCGACGCCGAACGGGTCGTCGGCCAGGTCGCGGGCCACGGCCCGCCGGTCGTGCACGTCGAGCCCACCGAGGCCGGTCGCGGCGGTGGCCGCGGTGTCGGGTTGCCGGGGGTCCACCGTCAGCCACCATTCCTGGTTGGCGCGCAGCAGTCCCCGGTCGGCGAAGAGCCGGTCCCGCAGGGCCGGCAGGTCGGCGAAGACGGCGGCGGCCTGCGTGTCGCCGGGCAGCGCGTCGATGCTGTCGACGACCCGCACGTCGACCTCGGCGGCGCCCAGGTACAGCCGGGTCTGCGCGCCGACGTCCAGCCGTAGGGCGGCCAGCGCCGCCGGGGTGAGCAGCAGCGGCACCGCGCCGGTGGTGGCGCGGGTGACGGCCAGTTGGATGCCCTGGCCGCCGCGTCCGGTGCGG
Proteins encoded in this region:
- a CDS encoding FtsX-like permease family protein — encoded protein: MRPHGSAGPWRRLRATAGPATLLAALGLVAAALVTAAPRLANDHADRSLRAAVTPLPYQARDLTIAARTAPTAPDTLDRFAADLPAPLPDLVDQRWQAVAIDADRAVAVGDVGPLGGGGRVQLGLRAQTGVPQAARLTAGRWPASSPGRPTQVAVSEAVAAALDLRPGVRLGIRGDAAPADLVVSGVFTPADATAPVWQAMPQALEPLLPVNDGDPFVAVAVTDPAGVTAVAAGTGLTAQHTWRYRFDTDRIDASSTEAVTAALGAARRHPWLPDATVQTSLDTTLVRFAAQLTSVGNLLAMVQAGLLASLLGLVLLAARIAVQSRHAELTLLRSRGASLPAVARRTLTEAALLQPAAVLAGALAGLAAPGRPGGTWWALPVIAAVTTAVVPVLAVTGQHRATVVTGRHDLVRRRPSARRLTAEVTVLAVAVLGVVLLRRRGVGDGATVDAYLAAVPALAAVAVALLALRALPGPLRLLDAAATRARGALFFLGVARAGRGAPVTTGPLAVLVVAVATGVFSAVVTDTVGRARDTATDLSVPADAWLTGYAFTPATGGRLAAVPGVDAVAPVRVESSRSVLTGTDPQAQVLTTARILVVDGPAFARVVADSGVDVDVPAVLTAATRGDGPVPAVVSPQVAAAVDGTAAADVQNRLYGFTVAAVTDTFPGVDLGTDRFVVLPWQALPEPVDTPIIPNRYLLAGDDPDRAALLAVADDGQRQWQAAVLGTDVTVPELPAEVLTRHAHRRALDRSGANDVLTLTFTVGAVGGGALALLAVGFAVLADARARARVLSRLRTLGFSAAQGRRLLVYELVPLVGVAAVAGATVGVVLPWLLGPALGLSAFTPGVTAGWHLDPLVVGAVLALVAAGLTAGLAVEMLVNRRMRLGEVLRLGEENP
- a CDS encoding ABC transporter ATP-binding protein; this encodes MPTVPDLAALQRRAADAAAARAGGTDRLRGHIVCDGLVRIFSTDGVEVVALQGLDLVVDRGELLAIVGASGSGKSTVLNILSGLDVPTAGIARVAGYDLLTMSAKRRLAYRRHTVGFVWQQTARNLLPYLSAAENVELPMRLAGRRGRAARRRAAELLDLVGVGHCADRRPARMSGGEQQRCAVAVAVANDPEVLFADEPTGELDETTAGEVFGALRTINAELGVTVVVVTHDPAVAGQVRRTVAIRDGRTASEVRRSARVGVDGVEEVVTEEYAVLDRTGRMQLPAAFVDALALRDRVRLTLETDHVRVRPGTEENR